The Xanthobacter flavus genome includes a window with the following:
- a CDS encoding GNAT family N-acetyltransferase, producing MSAIALRPYLPADAPALADLFRAAIAELTGEDYDSEQQEAWAAKADDAEAFAARLAASLTLVALRGKAVAGFVSLKDNAHIEMLYVAPDAVGTGVAKALCDAAETLAKARGTRKLTVDASDTALGFFQKRGYVPQRRNMVPLADTWLANTAMEKTLGEGAGQ from the coding sequence ATGAGCGCGATCGCTTTGCGCCCTTACCTCCCGGCCGACGCGCCGGCGCTGGCCGACCTGTTCCGCGCCGCCATCGCCGAGCTGACTGGCGAGGATTACGACAGCGAGCAGCAGGAGGCCTGGGCCGCCAAGGCCGACGACGCGGAGGCCTTTGCCGCCCGCCTCGCCGCGAGCCTCACCCTCGTCGCCCTGCGCGGCAAGGCGGTGGCGGGCTTCGTCTCGCTGAAGGACAATGCCCACATCGAGATGCTGTATGTGGCGCCCGACGCGGTTGGCACGGGCGTCGCCAAGGCCCTGTGCGATGCCGCCGAGACGCTGGCCAAGGCCCGCGGCACCCGCAAGCTCACCGTGGACGCCAGCGACACCGCCCTCGGCTTCTTCCAGAAGCGCGGCTACGTCCCCCAGCGCCGCAACATGGTGCCGCTGGCCGACACCTGGCTCGCCAACACGGCCATGGAGAAGACGCTGGGGGAGGGGGCGGGGCAATGA
- the cimA gene encoding citramalate synthase, giving the protein MTAATAEVRERLYLFDTTLRDGAQTNGVDFTVADKLRVLALLDRLGMDYVEAGYPGANPTDTQLFAQKHDAKARVTAFGMTKRPGRSASNDPGVAALLAAQADAICFVAKSSAYQVRVALETTKEENLASIRESVEAAIAAGREALVDCEHFFDGFKEDPDFALACARTAYEAGARWVVLCDTNGGTLPHEVEAIVAEVVKVVPGTNVGIHAHNDTEQAVANSLAAVRAGARQIQGTLNGLGERCGNANLCSLIPTLLLKKDFAERFDIGVSEEALGELVHVSRTLDEMLNRAPDRHAPYVGESAFATKAGIHASAILKDPATYEHVAPEKVGNRRRVMVSDQAGRSNVLSELERLGVPVDKKDPRIARLLDEVKEREALGYSYEAADASFALLARRMLGSVPDYFAVERFKVNVERRYNAQGELVTVAEAIVKVKVDDETMISAAEGNGPVNALDVALRKDLGKYQPFISGLHLTDYRVRVLNGGTEAVTRVLIESADETGDRWTTVGVSPNIIDASFEALLDSITWKLLKEGAPA; this is encoded by the coding sequence ATGACGGCCGCAACTGCCGAGGTGCGTGAACGCCTCTATCTCTTCGACACCACCCTGCGCGACGGGGCGCAGACCAATGGCGTCGATTTCACCGTGGCCGACAAGCTCCGGGTGCTCGCCCTGCTGGACCGGCTGGGGATGGACTATGTGGAGGCCGGCTATCCCGGCGCCAATCCCACCGACACGCAGCTGTTCGCGCAGAAGCACGACGCCAAGGCGCGCGTGACCGCCTTCGGCATGACCAAGCGCCCCGGTCGCTCGGCCTCCAACGATCCCGGCGTCGCGGCGCTGCTGGCGGCTCAGGCGGATGCCATCTGCTTCGTCGCCAAATCCTCCGCCTATCAGGTGCGGGTGGCGCTGGAGACGACCAAGGAGGAGAACCTCGCCTCCATCCGCGAGAGCGTCGAGGCGGCGATTGCCGCCGGGCGCGAGGCGCTGGTGGATTGCGAGCATTTCTTCGACGGCTTCAAGGAAGACCCCGACTTCGCCCTCGCCTGCGCCCGCACCGCCTACGAGGCCGGCGCGCGCTGGGTGGTGCTGTGCGACACCAATGGCGGCACGCTGCCCCACGAGGTGGAAGCCATCGTCGCCGAGGTGGTGAAGGTGGTGCCGGGCACGAATGTGGGCATCCACGCGCACAATGACACCGAGCAGGCGGTGGCGAATTCGCTCGCCGCCGTGCGCGCTGGCGCGCGGCAGATCCAGGGCACGCTCAATGGCCTCGGAGAGCGCTGCGGCAATGCCAACCTCTGCTCGCTCATCCCCACCCTGCTGCTGAAAAAGGATTTCGCCGAGCGCTTCGACATCGGCGTCAGCGAGGAGGCGCTGGGCGAACTCGTCCACGTCTCCCGCACGCTGGACGAGATGCTGAACCGCGCCCCCGACCGGCACGCGCCCTATGTGGGCGAGAGCGCCTTCGCCACCAAGGCCGGCATCCATGCCTCCGCCATCCTGAAGGACCCCGCCACCTACGAGCATGTCGCGCCGGAAAAGGTGGGCAACCGCCGCCGCGTGATGGTCTCCGACCAGGCCGGCCGCTCCAATGTGCTGTCCGAGCTGGAGCGCCTCGGCGTGCCGGTGGACAAGAAGGACCCGCGCATCGCCCGCCTGCTGGACGAGGTGAAGGAGCGCGAGGCGCTGGGCTATTCCTACGAGGCGGCGGACGCCTCCTTCGCGCTGCTGGCCCGCCGCATGCTGGGCTCGGTGCCCGACTATTTCGCGGTGGAGCGCTTCAAGGTGAACGTGGAGCGCCGCTACAACGCGCAGGGCGAGCTTGTCACCGTGGCGGAAGCCATCGTGAAGGTGAAGGTGGACGACGAGACCATGATCTCCGCCGCCGAGGGCAACGGCCCGGTGAACGCGCTCGACGTGGCCCTGCGCAAGGATCTCGGCAAGTACCAGCCCTTCATCTCCGGCCTCCACCTCACCGACTATCGCGTGCGCGTGCTGAACGGCGGCACGGAGGCGGTGACGCGGGTGCTGATCGAGAGCGCGGACGAGACCGGCGACCGCTGGACCACGGTGGGCGTCTCTCCCAACATCATCGACGCGTCCTTCGAGGCGCTGCTGGATTCGATCACCTGGAAGCTCTTGAAGGAAGGCGCGCCGGCGTAG
- a CDS encoding CreA family protein, with protein MTHAFSTVRPTVTCRLGRLALACALGVAALAGGPALAQEPDLIFRKSTVWKFLTPDDKLAVYGIDDPVVNGVACHYTTPEKGGVKGMVGLAEEVSDISLACRQVGPISFKSKFEQGDVVFRESRSFFFKKMQIVRGCDTKRNVLVYLVYSDKLIDGSPKNSTSTVPVMPWGGNTDVPKCADFLK; from the coding sequence ATGACGCACGCTTTCTCGACCGTCCGTCCCACCGTCACCTGCCGTCTCGGCCGCCTCGCACTTGCGTGCGCGCTCGGCGTCGCGGCGCTCGCGGGCGGGCCGGCGCTGGCGCAGGAGCCCGACCTCATCTTCCGCAAGTCCACGGTCTGGAAGTTCCTGACGCCCGACGACAAGCTCGCCGTCTACGGCATCGACGACCCGGTGGTGAACGGCGTCGCCTGCCACTACACCACGCCCGAGAAGGGCGGCGTGAAGGGCATGGTGGGCCTCGCGGAGGAAGTCTCCGACATTTCCCTCGCCTGCCGGCAGGTGGGGCCGATCTCCTTCAAGTCGAAGTTCGAGCAGGGCGACGTGGTGTTCCGCGAGAGCCGCTCCTTCTTCTTCAAGAAGATGCAGATCGTGCGCGGCTGCGACACCAAACGGAACGTGCTCGTCTATCTCGTCTATTCCGACAAATTGATCGACGGCAGCCCGAAGAACTCCACCTCCACCGTGCCGGTCATGCCCTGGGGTGGCAATACCGACGTGCCGAAGTGCGCGGACTTCCTGAAGTAG
- a CDS encoding carbonic anhydrase has translation MCETCSSPSIGRRRLLAGGLAGGLALAAAPLFAASAFAQSGYGTATPVTPDEAMKRLVDGNARYVAGTPQQADYSAGRLKRAMGQAPFAAIVACSDSRVVPELVFDQGPGELFIVRVAGNFIDENGLASLEFATAVLGVKLILVLGHASCGAVQATITSIKDNTLPPGHLPSLVNAIRPAVYEAMRSNPADLLAAASDQNVKLNAKLAQTAAPILSERAAAGKLKSAAAMYDIGTGKVNFL, from the coding sequence ATGTGCGAGACGTGCTCATCACCATCCATCGGACGCCGTCGTCTGCTTGCCGGTGGGCTCGCGGGCGGACTGGCCCTCGCCGCCGCGCCGCTGTTCGCCGCCTCCGCCTTCGCCCAGTCCGGCTACGGCACGGCCACCCCGGTCACGCCGGACGAGGCCATGAAGCGCCTGGTGGACGGCAATGCCCGCTACGTCGCCGGCACGCCCCAGCAGGCGGACTATTCCGCCGGCCGCCTGAAGCGTGCCATGGGCCAGGCACCGTTCGCGGCCATTGTCGCCTGCTCGGATTCGCGGGTGGTGCCGGAGCTGGTGTTCGACCAGGGGCCGGGCGAACTGTTCATCGTCCGGGTGGCCGGCAACTTCATTGATGAAAACGGCCTGGCGAGCCTGGAATTCGCCACCGCCGTGCTCGGCGTGAAGCTGATCCTCGTGCTCGGCCATGCCTCGTGCGGGGCGGTGCAGGCGACCATCACGTCCATCAAGGACAACACTTTGCCGCCCGGCCACCTGCCGAGCCTCGTCAACGCCATCCGCCCGGCCGTCTATGAGGCCATGCGGAGCAATCCGGCCGATCTGCTCGCCGCCGCCAGCGACCAGAACGTGAAGCTGAACGCCAAGCTGGCGCAGACCGCGGCACCGATCCTGTCGGAGCGGGCCGCCGCCGGTAAGCTGAAGTCGGCCGCCGCCATGTACGACATTGGCACGGGCAAGGTGAACTTCCTCTGA
- a CDS encoding CaiB/BaiF CoA transferase family protein: protein MSPPASPPLAGLRVLELARILAGPWCGQLLADLGAEVVKVERPGGGDDTRTWGPPFLKGADGADLGAAYFHATNRGKRSVAVDFETEEGQAIIRDLARQSDVLIENFKVGGLKKYGLDYESLRKENPRLVYCSVTGFGQDGPYAPRAGYDFLVQGMGGIMDLTGAPDGEPQKVGVAFADIFTGLYATVGILAALRRRDETGTGGHVDMALLDTQVGVLANQAMNYLTSGRAPKRMGNAHPNIVPYQVFPCADGYFIAAIGNDGQFARFCAVLGAPELAQETDYATNPARVANRAVLVPKLTALTMAFARDDLLAALEAKGVPAGPINTVSQVFEDPQVKARGLRVDLAEAGGGTIPAVASPIVLDGVRQVAKSASPRLGADTEAVLAALKALAGK, encoded by the coding sequence ATGTCCCCTCCTGCCTCCCCTCCCCTCGCCGGCCTTCGCGTCCTCGAACTCGCCCGCATCCTCGCCGGACCGTGGTGCGGGCAGTTGCTGGCCGATCTCGGGGCGGAGGTCGTCAAGGTGGAGCGGCCGGGCGGCGGGGACGACACGCGCACCTGGGGGCCGCCCTTCCTGAAGGGGGCGGACGGGGCGGACCTCGGCGCCGCCTATTTCCACGCGACCAATCGCGGCAAGCGCTCGGTGGCGGTGGATTTCGAGACGGAAGAGGGACAGGCCATCATCCGCGATCTCGCCCGGCAAAGCGACGTGCTCATCGAGAACTTCAAGGTCGGCGGCCTGAAGAAATACGGGCTCGACTATGAAAGCCTGAGGAAAGAGAACCCCCGCCTCGTCTATTGCTCCGTCACCGGCTTCGGCCAGGACGGGCCATACGCGCCGCGCGCGGGCTATGACTTCCTCGTGCAGGGCATGGGCGGCATCATGGACTTGACCGGCGCGCCGGATGGGGAGCCGCAGAAGGTGGGCGTCGCCTTCGCCGACATCTTCACCGGCCTCTATGCCACGGTCGGCATCCTCGCCGCGCTGCGCCGGCGGGACGAGACCGGCACGGGCGGGCATGTGGACATGGCCCTGCTCGACACGCAGGTGGGCGTTCTCGCCAACCAGGCCATGAACTATCTCACCTCCGGCAGGGCGCCGAAGCGCATGGGCAATGCCCATCCCAACATCGTGCCCTATCAGGTCTTCCCCTGCGCGGACGGCTATTTCATCGCCGCCATCGGCAATGACGGCCAGTTTGCCCGCTTCTGCGCCGTGCTCGGCGCGCCGGAGCTGGCGCAGGAGACAGACTACGCCACCAATCCCGCCCGCGTCGCCAACCGTGCCGTGCTGGTGCCGAAGCTCACCGCGCTGACCATGGCCTTCGCCCGCGACGATCTCCTCGCCGCGCTGGAGGCGAAGGGCGTGCCGGCGGGGCCGATCAATACGGTCTCGCAAGTGTTCGAGGACCCGCAGGTGAAGGCACGCGGCCTGCGCGTGGACCTGGCCGAGGCCGGCGGCGGCACCATTCCCGCCGTCGCCAGCCCCATCGTGCTCGACGGCGTGCGGCAGGTGGCGAAAAGCGCCAGTCCGCGGCTGGGTGCGGACACGGAAGCGGTGCTCGCCGCGCTGAAGGCGCTGGCGGGGAAGTAG
- the cysS gene encoding cysteine--tRNA ligase translates to MELRLYNTLTRSKDLLRPLDPLNVRMYVCGPTVYDHAHIGNARPVIVFDVLFRLLRRLYGESHVKYVRNITDVDDKINARAADRSISIRDLTEETYRWFREDTAALNCLPPTVEPRATEHIEEMRILIERLVASGHAYVAEEHVLFNVPSMPDYGRLSRRSLDEMMAGARVDVAPYKRDAMDFVLWKPSAEGVPGWPSPCGIATPGRPGWHIECSAMSWKHLGETFDIHGGGIDLVFPHHENEIAQSRCAFHSGVMAQMWMHNGFLMLEGEKMSKSLGNFVTIRELLDEWPGEVLRLAMLSTHYRQPINWTRQGLGFAAKTLDKWYRVIGDVEAETGEGNPFETEIADRLADDLNTPSVIAHLHHLAEVAEHEDTSSALRRRFKGAANLLGLLGDTETGWRARQKEAIALDEGVIADLIAQRIAARKAKDFKRADQIREELAAKGIVLMDNKDGTTSWEVSR, encoded by the coding sequence ATGGAGCTCAGGCTCTACAACACGCTGACCCGCTCGAAGGACCTTCTGCGTCCGCTCGATCCCTTGAACGTGCGCATGTATGTGTGCGGGCCGACGGTCTACGACCATGCCCATATCGGCAATGCGCGCCCGGTCATCGTCTTCGACGTGCTGTTCCGCCTGCTGCGGCGCCTCTATGGCGAAAGCCACGTCAAATACGTCCGCAACATCACGGACGTGGACGACAAGATCAACGCCCGCGCCGCCGACCGCTCCATCTCCATCCGCGACCTGACGGAAGAGACCTACCGCTGGTTCCGCGAGGATACGGCGGCGCTGAACTGCCTGCCGCCCACCGTGGAGCCGCGCGCCACCGAGCATATCGAGGAGATGCGCATCCTCATCGAGCGGCTCGTCGCCTCGGGCCACGCCTATGTGGCGGAGGAGCATGTCCTGTTCAACGTGCCCTCCATGCCGGACTACGGCCGTCTGTCGCGCCGCTCGCTGGACGAGATGATGGCCGGCGCCCGCGTGGACGTCGCCCCCTACAAGCGCGACGCCATGGACTTCGTTCTGTGGAAGCCGAGCGCCGAGGGCGTGCCCGGCTGGCCCTCGCCCTGCGGCATCGCCACCCCCGGCCGGCCCGGCTGGCACATCGAATGCTCGGCCATGAGCTGGAAGCACCTGGGCGAGACCTTCGACATCCACGGCGGCGGCATCGATCTCGTCTTCCCGCACCACGAGAACGAGATCGCGCAGTCGCGCTGCGCCTTCCATTCCGGCGTGATGGCGCAGATGTGGATGCACAACGGCTTCCTGATGCTGGAAGGCGAGAAGATGTCGAAGTCCCTCGGCAACTTCGTCACCATCCGCGAGCTGCTGGACGAGTGGCCGGGCGAGGTGCTGCGCCTCGCCATGCTCTCCACCCACTACCGCCAGCCCATCAACTGGACCCGCCAGGGCCTCGGCTTCGCCGCCAAGACGCTGGACAAGTGGTATCGCGTGATCGGCGACGTGGAGGCCGAGACGGGCGAAGGCAACCCCTTCGAGACCGAGATCGCAGATCGCCTCGCCGACGATCTCAACACCCCGTCCGTCATCGCACACCTGCACCACCTCGCCGAGGTGGCGGAGCACGAGGACACCTCCTCAGCCCTGCGCCGCCGCTTCAAGGGCGCGGCGAACCTCCTCGGCCTGCTGGGCGACACCGAAACCGGGTGGCGCGCGCGGCAGAAGGAGGCCATTGCCCTCGATGAGGGGGTGATCGCCGATCTGATCGCCCAGCGCATCGCCGCCCGCAAGGCGAAGGACTTCAAGCGCGCCGACCAGATCCGCGAGGAGCTGGCCGCCAAGGGCATCGTGCTGATGGACAACAAGGACGGAACCACGAGCTGGGAGGTGTCGCGATGA
- a CDS encoding TRAP transporter substrate-binding protein — protein MKRRHFISASATALATGAVAAPALAQTQPEVKWRLTSSFPRSLDTIFGTAQIFAKYVAEATDGRFQIQTFPAGELVPGLQALDAVSSGSLECAQTATYFYTGKDTALAFGTGVPFGFNSRQQHSWWFFGGGAEIINGVLAKYNVTSMPLGNSGCQMGGFFRKELNDVADLKGLKFRIGGIGGQVLAKLGVVPQQIAPSDVYPALERGSIDAAEFVGPYDDEKLGLVKVAKYYYYPGWWEGGAMLHLVINNAQWNALPKHYQAIVRNAAEAANNWMLAKYDSVNPPALRRLVQQGVELKPFPQSIMEAGYKASYELYNELAAANPAFKQALDSMLAIRADQLVWWQIAEYAFDSYNIRSRGRG, from the coding sequence ATCAAGCGCCGCCACTTCATTAGCGCGTCCGCCACCGCGCTCGCCACCGGCGCGGTCGCCGCCCCCGCCCTCGCGCAGACCCAGCCCGAGGTGAAGTGGCGCCTCACCTCCTCCTTCCCGCGCTCCCTCGACACCATCTTCGGCACCGCGCAGATCTTCGCCAAATACGTGGCCGAGGCCACGGACGGCCGCTTCCAGATCCAGACCTTCCCGGCCGGCGAGCTGGTGCCGGGCCTGCAGGCGCTCGATGCGGTGTCCAGCGGCTCGCTGGAGTGCGCCCAGACCGCCACCTATTTCTACACCGGCAAGGACACCGCGCTCGCCTTCGGCACGGGCGTGCCGTTCGGCTTCAACTCGCGCCAGCAGCACTCGTGGTGGTTCTTCGGCGGGGGCGCTGAGATCATCAACGGCGTGCTCGCCAAGTACAATGTCACCTCCATGCCGCTCGGCAATTCGGGCTGCCAGATGGGCGGCTTCTTCCGCAAGGAGCTGAACGACGTCGCCGACCTCAAGGGCCTGAAATTCCGCATCGGCGGCATCGGCGGGCAGGTGCTGGCGAAGCTCGGCGTGGTGCCCCAGCAGATCGCCCCGAGCGACGTCTACCCGGCGCTGGAGCGCGGCTCCATCGACGCGGCGGAGTTCGTCGGCCCCTATGACGACGAGAAGCTCGGCCTCGTGAAGGTGGCCAAATATTACTACTACCCCGGCTGGTGGGAGGGCGGCGCCATGCTGCATCTCGTCATCAACAACGCCCAGTGGAACGCGCTGCCGAAGCACTACCAGGCCATCGTCCGCAACGCCGCCGAGGCCGCCAACAACTGGATGCTGGCCAAGTACGATTCGGTGAACCCCCCGGCCCTGCGCCGGCTGGTGCAGCAGGGGGTTGAGCTGAAGCCCTTCCCGCAATCCATCATGGAGGCGGGCTACAAGGCGTCCTACGAGCTGTACAACGAGCTTGCCGCAGCCAACCCGGCCTTCAAGCAGGCGCTCGACTCCATGCTCGCCATCCGCGCCGACCAGCTGGTGTGGTGGCAGATCGCGGAATATGCGTTCGACAGCTACAACATCCGCTCGCGCGGCCGGGGCTGA
- a CDS encoding TetR/AcrR family transcriptional regulator has product MMNDPRAEILRQAAQMFAQKGYVDSSLSEVARSLNYSKGAIYNYFSSKQEIYDAIIIYTLTGLNDASAAAVKREDPPAEQLKQFMVAHARFLADNYDCFVTMLVGFSGMANTGLKDDALALRDAHEGLLRRIIADGVADGSFREVGAAMTGRAVLSLLSWMVRWFKPGGGKSAEEVALEYHDLLVRGLVA; this is encoded by the coding sequence ATGATGAACGACCCGCGCGCGGAAATCCTGCGGCAGGCGGCGCAGATGTTCGCGCAGAAGGGCTATGTGGATAGCTCGCTCAGCGAGGTCGCGCGGTCGCTCAATTACTCAAAGGGCGCCATCTACAATTATTTCTCCTCCAAGCAGGAGATCTATGACGCCATCATCATCTATACGCTCACCGGCCTCAACGACGCGTCAGCAGCAGCGGTGAAGCGGGAGGACCCGCCCGCCGAGCAACTGAAGCAGTTCATGGTCGCCCACGCGCGCTTCCTCGCCGACAATTACGACTGCTTCGTCACCATGCTGGTCGGCTTCTCCGGCATGGCCAATACCGGGCTGAAGGACGATGCGCTCGCCTTGCGCGACGCCCATGAGGGCCTTCTGCGCCGGATCATCGCGGATGGGGTCGCGGACGGTTCATTCCGGGAGGTCGGCGCGGCCATGACCGGGCGCGCGGTGCTCTCGCTCTTGAGCTGGATGGTGCGCTGGTTCAAGCCCGGCGGCGGCAAGTCGGCCGAGGAGGTCGCGCTGGAGTATCACGATTTGCTGGTGCGCGGGCTGGTCGCCTGA
- a CDS encoding acyl-CoA dehydrogenase has protein sequence MAASGKPTFDWADPFDLNSQLTEDERLVRDTARDYAQEKLLPRVTSAYLDERFDREIMNEMGELGLLGPTIPAEYGGAGLGYVAYGLAAREVERVDSGYRSAMSVQSSLVMHPIYAYGTEEQRKKYLPKLATGEWVGCFGLTEPDAGSDPAGMRTRAEKIDGGYRLKGAKMWITNSPIADLAVVWAKSAAHDNAIKGFVVERGMKGFSTPKIEGKLSLRASITGEIVLEDVEIPEENLLPNAAGLPGPFGCLNRARYGIGWGAMGAAEACYAAARQYTLDRKQFGKPLAATQLVQKKLADMATEIALGLQLALRAGRMFDEGTLPIEAISFLKRNNCGKALDIARVARDMHGGNGIAAEYHVIRHAANLETVNTYEGTHDIHALILGRAITGIQAFF, from the coding sequence ATGGCCGCATCCGGTAAGCCGACCTTCGACTGGGCCGACCCCTTCGATCTCAACAGCCAGCTCACCGAGGACGAGCGCCTCGTCCGCGACACCGCCCGCGACTATGCGCAGGAGAAGCTCCTGCCGCGCGTGACCTCCGCCTATCTCGACGAGCGCTTCGACCGCGAGATCATGAACGAGATGGGCGAGCTGGGCCTCCTCGGCCCCACCATTCCGGCGGAATATGGCGGCGCCGGCCTCGGCTACGTGGCCTACGGCCTCGCGGCGCGGGAAGTGGAGCGGGTGGATAGTGGCTACCGTTCGGCCATGAGCGTGCAGTCCTCCCTCGTCATGCACCCCATCTACGCCTACGGCACGGAAGAGCAGCGCAAGAAGTACCTGCCCAAGCTCGCCACCGGCGAATGGGTGGGCTGCTTCGGCCTCACCGAGCCGGACGCCGGCTCCGACCCCGCCGGCATGCGCACCCGCGCCGAGAAGATCGACGGCGGCTATCGCCTCAAGGGCGCGAAGATGTGGATCACCAATTCGCCCATCGCCGACCTCGCGGTGGTGTGGGCGAAATCGGCGGCGCACGACAATGCCATCAAGGGCTTCGTGGTGGAGCGCGGCATGAAGGGCTTCTCCACCCCCAAGATCGAGGGCAAGCTCTCGCTGCGCGCCTCCATCACCGGCGAGATCGTGCTGGAGGACGTGGAGATTCCGGAAGAGAACCTCCTGCCCAACGCCGCCGGCCTGCCCGGCCCCTTCGGCTGCCTCAACCGCGCCCGCTACGGCATCGGCTGGGGCGCCATGGGCGCGGCGGAAGCCTGCTACGCCGCCGCCCGCCAGTACACGCTGGACCGCAAGCAGTTCGGCAAGCCGCTCGCCGCCACCCAGCTGGTGCAGAAGAAGCTGGCGGACATGGCCACCGAGATCGCCCTCGGCCTTCAGCTCGCTCTGCGCGCGGGGCGGATGTTCGATGAGGGCACGCTGCCCATCGAGGCCATCTCCTTCCTCAAGCGCAACAATTGCGGCAAGGCGCTCGACATCGCGCGGGTCGCCCGCGACATGCATGGCGGTAACGGCATCGCCGCCGAGTACCATGTCATCCGCCACGCCGCGAACCTCGAGACGGTGAACACCTATGAAGGCACCCACGACATCCACGCGCTGATCCTCGGCCGCGCGATCACGGGGATTCAGGCGTTCTTTTGA